In one window of Haladaptatus sp. QDMS2 DNA:
- a CDS encoding helicase-related protein, producing MYDSGQHVHIDGHPAEVICTYSVGDLQYLRAYIKDVGVKTVALRDVEVEEADDSIATLTEKAAELHPRHEAVSADRFDLRIEALNLTIAHEQGKLLSISNSLVRLEPYQLACVNEVMQSLRQRALIADDVGLGKTIEAGLILKELQARNRSDRVLFVVPAHLQKKWVRDMDRFFDLDLTVADRTWVDGERRRLGDEANIWNQDNLQLVTSMAFLRQDGFQSALEEAFWDVVVIDEAHKAGKRGETPSKTSQMAERVAHNSESLLLLSATPHDGKGEGFRSLISYIDPFLVAEDRDLTREMVQRVMIRRGKTTIFDENGERLFPNRDVQTLEVSMSPAEKQLYVGVTEYVRDVYNQSDQLNQPAIGFAMALMQKRLVSSVGAIRATLRRRLQGLLTEGGTDQELSRDARVYLEGDDLEEEAREAAERELERLTIPSGDAALQAEIDTLQELVALAEKIPVDTKTQKVKRYIQQLFEKHLEEKVLLFTEYRDTLEYLLDEFADQPWAEEILVIHGDVSKDERQEIEDEFNFGEPRLLLATDAASEGIDLQHRCHIMVNYELPWNPNRLEQRIGRIHRYGQEKEVKVWNFQFDGTRESEIFELLQEKVERIRSQVGSTADVLGMLDDVNLDKLIMRSVQNNEPASATAKELAELIEERETTLMQWYDRSLIDPTTFDEESRERIQAVMDDSEDIFGTEADIREFVEHGLELFGGHLEKSGNQLYTLHIPSPISETGVSEERGPITFSREFARNHKEIDYLSPDDPMITKLRERILTDDGGTVGLKLLTAVEDPGITFVYRVAFEDGTGKTLREELVPVYVDLPNGNPRQPLGEQVLTTDTIQAKPNGDTIRQLLLERDRLETEAERYIAKIIGSLQAEIESVRTADVTQEREDLEDYAAAERERIESFIEQYEVQAEAGKDMTISIRNQRNRLAQLEARIKKRQEELNRREQVVSIAPEIEAYCLTLPVG from the coding sequence ATGTACGATTCCGGCCAGCACGTTCATATTGACGGCCACCCGGCGGAGGTCATCTGCACATACAGCGTCGGCGACTTACAATATCTACGCGCGTACATCAAGGATGTCGGTGTCAAGACTGTCGCACTAAGAGATGTTGAAGTCGAAGAAGCCGATGATTCCATCGCCACGCTCACCGAGAAGGCGGCGGAGCTACACCCCCGCCACGAGGCTGTCTCAGCGGACCGATTCGACCTGCGTATCGAGGCGCTAAACCTTACCATCGCCCACGAGCAGGGAAAACTGCTCTCAATTTCGAACTCACTAGTTCGTCTCGAACCCTACCAACTTGCCTGTGTAAACGAGGTTATGCAGTCACTCAGACAACGCGCACTCATCGCCGACGACGTCGGGCTCGGAAAAACTATCGAAGCGGGACTCATCCTCAAGGAACTGCAAGCACGTAATCGGTCCGATAGGGTTCTGTTCGTCGTCCCTGCACACCTCCAAAAAAAGTGGGTCCGCGACATGGACCGCTTCTTCGACCTCGACCTCACGGTCGCAGACCGCACTTGGGTCGATGGAGAGCGTCGCCGGCTTGGTGATGAAGCTAACATTTGGAATCAAGACAACTTACAGCTTGTCACGAGTATGGCGTTCCTCCGTCAAGATGGGTTCCAGTCCGCCCTCGAAGAGGCATTCTGGGATGTCGTTGTTATCGATGAAGCCCACAAGGCCGGCAAACGGGGTGAAACTCCTTCGAAAACCTCTCAGATGGCCGAACGAGTCGCCCACAATTCCGAATCATTGCTCCTGTTGAGCGCGACGCCCCACGATGGGAAAGGGGAGGGGTTCCGCTCGCTTATCAGTTACATCGACCCGTTCCTTGTTGCCGAGGATAGAGACCTCACCCGTGAAATGGTCCAACGGGTGATGATTCGTCGTGGAAAGACGACCATCTTTGATGAGAACGGTGAACGCCTATTCCCGAACAGGGATGTCCAGACCCTCGAGGTGTCGATGTCCCCTGCTGAGAAACAGCTGTACGTCGGTGTCACCGAGTACGTTCGCGACGTGTACAACCAATCGGACCAGCTGAACCAACCTGCAATCGGCTTCGCGATGGCACTGATGCAAAAGCGCCTCGTCTCCAGTGTCGGAGCCATTCGTGCGACACTCCGTCGTCGGTTGCAAGGGCTTCTCACCGAGGGTGGCACGGACCAAGAACTCTCACGTGATGCTCGAGTGTATCTTGAGGGCGATGATCTCGAAGAGGAGGCCCGTGAAGCTGCAGAGCGTGAACTTGAACGGCTCACTATTCCGTCGGGTGACGCAGCCCTGCAAGCTGAAATCGACACTCTGCAAGAGCTCGTCGCTTTGGCAGAGAAGATTCCGGTGGATACGAAGACACAAAAGGTAAAACGCTACATCCAGCAGCTATTCGAGAAACATCTCGAAGAGAAGGTACTGTTGTTCACCGAGTATCGCGATACCCTCGAGTACCTTCTTGATGAGTTCGCAGACCAGCCATGGGCTGAAGAAATCCTCGTCATCCACGGCGACGTTTCGAAGGACGAACGTCAAGAAATAGAAGACGAGTTCAATTTTGGTGAACCACGGTTACTCCTCGCAACCGACGCCGCAAGTGAGGGTATCGATCTTCAGCACCGATGCCACATAATGGTAAACTACGAGTTGCCGTGGAATCCGAATCGGCTCGAGCAGCGCATTGGCCGAATTCATCGGTATGGGCAGGAAAAGGAGGTGAAAGTATGGAACTTCCAGTTCGACGGTACCCGCGAGAGCGAAATCTTCGAGTTACTACAAGAGAAGGTCGAACGAATCCGCTCGCAGGTCGGCTCTACCGCAGACGTCCTCGGGATGCTAGATGATGTTAACCTGGATAAACTCATCATGCGATCTGTCCAGAACAACGAGCCTGCTTCGGCGACGGCAAAAGAACTGGCCGAGCTCATCGAAGAGCGTGAAACAACACTCATGCAGTGGTACGACCGCAGCCTCATCGACCCGACCACGTTCGATGAGGAGAGTCGTGAGCGTATCCAGGCGGTGATGGATGATTCGGAAGATATCTTCGGCACCGAAGCCGACATCAGAGAGTTCGTCGAGCACGGCCTCGAGCTCTTCGGCGGCCATCTCGAGAAGTCGGGCAACCAGCTGTACACGCTTCATATTCCCTCGCCCATCTCTGAGACTGGGGTCAGTGAAGAACGGGGGCCGATTACCTTCTCTCGGGAGTTCGCTCGCAATCACAAAGAAATCGACTACCTCTCGCCCGATGACCCGATGATTACCAAGCTACGCGAACGGATACTGACTGATGATGGTGGGACGGTTGGGCTGAAGCTCCTGACTGCTGTTGAAGACCCTGGAATCACTTTCGTTTATCGGGTAGCCTTCGAGGATGGGACTGGAAAGACACTTCGTGAAGAGTTGGTTCCTGTCTATGTCGATTTACCAAATGGGAACCCACGGCAACCACTTGGTGAGCAGGTTCTCACTACAGACACTATCCAGGCGAAACCAAATGGTGATACAATTCGTCAGTTGTTATTGGAACGAGACCGCCTCGAGACAGAAGCTGAACGCTATATTGCGAAGATTATCGGGTCGTTGCAAGCTGAAATCGAATCTGTACGTACAGCTGATGTCACACAGGAACGAGAAGATTTAGAGGATTATGCAGCCGCAGAACGCGAACGTATTGAATCGTTCATCGAACAGTACGAAGTCCAAGCAGAAGCTGGTAAGG